One window from the genome of Brachyspira hampsonii encodes:
- a CDS encoding BspA family leucine-rich repeat surface protein, whose product MEKKMEKQFKPKNKEELQKLVQDESINLGSIDTSLITDMSELFKNSKRINFEGLETWDTSNVTDMSDMFMGAVNFNSNINNWNVSKVTNMFGIFASAKNFNQPLNDWNVSNVTNMEFMFSEAKNFNQPLDKWDTSKVISMRCMFYKAVNFNQDLNNWDTSNVENMQSMFSKAYNFNQALNNWNVSKTEKMLGMFENAYNFNQLLDKWDTSNVLYMNYMFFNAKSFNQDIGSWNVFNAISMSYMFSGAESFNHSIENWIINEACFIREFFSGASSFKNVKSILNIYFLSKGSDRKKLLLMLENCDIKEVYKEVLKYNKLKDFIKKLENTYYDELKELIDNKEDIIKEYKKLKANNIKLKENEKYQPKDKIELLKLIKEKVKFNKMDTSLITDMSGLFQNSKLKKFDGIETWDTSNVEDMHNMFKGVLYFNHNIENWNVSKVINMEYMFSGCTRFNQPLNNWDVSNVKYMSFMFSDCASFDSDLSSWNTSNVEIMIFMFKSAYSFNQDISKWNVSKVKYTDAMFKDAKSFNQTLNDWDMSNIESINGMFHSASNFNQPLDKWNLSNIKNISFAFYNCSNFNQDLESWKLSNEVNMKYAFSGSLVERHEPYWYIEN is encoded by the coding sequence ATGGAAAAGAAAATGGAAAAACAATTTAAACCAAAAAATAAAGAAGAATTACAAAAATTAGTTCAGGATGAAAGCATTAATCTTGGAAGTATTGATACAAGTTTAATAACAGACATGAGCGAATTGTTTAAAAACAGTAAGAGAATAAATTTTGAAGGACTTGAAACTTGGGATACCTCTAATGTTACAGATATGTCAGATATGTTTATGGGGGCTGTAAACTTTAATTCTAATATAAATAATTGGAATGTTTCAAAAGTTACTAATATGTTCGGTATATTTGCAAGTGCTAAAAACTTCAATCAGCCATTAAATGATTGGAATGTATCTAATGTAACAAATATGGAATTTATGTTTTCTGAAGCTAAAAATTTTAATCAGCCTTTAGATAAATGGGATACTTCTAAAGTTATCAGTATGAGATGTATGTTTTATAAAGCTGTAAATTTCAATCAGGATTTAAATAATTGGGATACTTCTAATGTAGAAAATATGCAAAGTATGTTTTCAAAGGCTTATAATTTTAATCAGGCTCTTAATAATTGGAATGTCAGCAAAACAGAAAAAATGCTTGGTATGTTTGAGAATGCTTATAACTTTAATCAGCTGCTTGATAAATGGGATACTTCTAATGTTTTATATATGAACTATATGTTTTTTAATGCGAAAAGTTTTAATCAGGATATTGGAAGCTGGAATGTTTTTAATGCAATTAGTATGTCATATATGTTTAGTGGTGCTGAGAGTTTTAATCATTCTATAGAAAATTGGATTATTAATGAGGCTTGTTTTATTAGGGAGTTTTTTTCGGGTGCTTCTTCTTTTAAGAATGTGAAGTCTATATTAAATATTTATTTTCTTTCCAAAGGAAGTGATAGAAAAAAACTTTTATTAATGCTTGAAAACTGCGATATAAAAGAAGTGTATAAAGAAGTTTTAAAATATAATAAACTTAAAGATTTTATTAAAAAACTTGAAAATACTTATTATGATGAATTAAAAGAATTAATTGATAATAAAGAAGATATTATAAAAGAATACAAAAAATTAAAGGCTAATAATATCAAATTAAAAGAAAATGAAAAATATCAACCTAAAGATAAAATAGAATTATTAAAATTAATAAAAGAAAAAGTAAAATTTAATAAAATGGATACTAGTTTAATAACTGACATGTCTGGTTTATTTCAAAATTCAAAACTTAAAAAATTTGACGGTATTGAAACTTGGGACACTTCAAATGTTGAAGATATGCATAACATGTTTAAAGGAGTTCTATATTTTAATCATAACATAGAAAATTGGAATGTATCTAAGGTTATTAATATGGAATATATGTTTTCAGGCTGTACTAGATTCAATCAGCCTCTTAATAATTGGGACGTTTCTAATGTCAAGTATATGAGTTTTATGTTTTCAGATTGTGCAAGTTTTGACAGTGATTTAAGCAGTTGGAATACATCTAATGTAGAAATAATGATCTTTATGTTTAAAAGTGCGTATTCTTTTAATCAGGATATTTCTAAATGGAATGTAAGCAAAGTAAAATATACAGATGCTATGTTTAAAGATGCTAAGAGTTTTAATCAGACTTTAAATGATTGGGATATGAGTAATATTGAATCTATAAATGGAATGTTTCATAGTGCTTCAAATTTCAATCAGCCTTTAGATAAATGGAATCTATCTAATATTAAAAATATATCATTTGCATTTTATAACTGCTCAAATTTTAATCAGGATTTAGAATCTTGGAAATTGTCAAATGAGGTTAATATGAAATATGCTTTTTCAGGTTCGCTTGTAGAAAGACATGAACCTTATTGGTATATAGAAAATTAA
- a CDS encoding flagellin — protein MIINNNISAINAQRTLKFRNVDLSKDMAALSSGLRINRAGDDASGLAVSEKMRTQIRGLRQAERNTQDGISFIQTTEGYLQESQDILQRIRELSVQSANGIYTDADRMLIQVEVSQLVDEVNRIASQAQFNTLNMLTGRFANPNEGGAPVASMWFHMGANMDERRRVYIGTMTAAALGLQTPEGTSISISSIDKANSAIGLVDEALMKVSKQRSNLGAYQNRLELTAQGLMIAYENTAASESRIRDTDMAETSVKFAKDQILSQTNLAMLAQANTMNQGVLRLVQ, from the coding sequence ATGATCATCAATAACAACATTAGTGCTATAAATGCACAGCGTACATTAAAATTCAGAAATGTAGACCTTTCTAAAGACATGGCTGCTTTATCTTCTGGATTAAGAATCAACAGAGCTGGAGACGATGCTTCAGGACTTGCAGTATCTGAAAAAATGAGAACACAAATCCGCGGTTTGCGTCAGGCTGAAAGAAACACTCAAGACGGTATATCTTTCATTCAAACTACTGAAGGTTACCTTCAAGAAAGCCAAGACATTTTACAAAGAATACGTGAATTGTCTGTACAATCTGCTAACGGTATTTATACTGATGCTGACAGAATGCTCATTCAAGTTGAAGTTTCTCAATTAGTTGATGAAGTTAACCGTATTGCTAGCCAAGCTCAATTCAATACTCTTAACATGTTAACTGGAAGATTTGCTAACCCTAACGAAGGTGGAGCTCCTGTTGCTTCTATGTGGTTTCATATGGGTGCAAACATGGACGAAAGAAGAAGAGTTTATATAGGAACTATGACTGCTGCTGCTTTAGGTTTACAAACTCCTGAAGGTACTAGCATCTCTATTTCTTCTATAGACAAAGCTAACAGTGCTATAGGTTTAGTTGATGAAGCTTTAATGAAAGTTTCTAAACAAAGATCTAATTTAGGTGCTTATCAAAACAGATTAGAGCTTACTGCTCAAGGTTTGATGATTGCTTATGAAAACACTGCAGCTTCTGAAAGCAGAATCAGAGATACTGATATGGCTGAAACTTCTGTTAAATTCGCTAAAGACCAAATTTTAAGTCAGACTAACTTGGCTATGTTGGCTCAAGCTAATACTATGAACCAAGGTGTTTTACGTTTGGTACAATGA
- a CDS encoding ankyrin repeat domain-containing protein has protein sequence MKNKIIIIFIIIIMTAIALYASSESNNDEVKDSIINNEETTDDIQIEDNTLIKPDKEADEYTENEEIKEETKNNNTFNNSNNYKLKNTVTTNEIIMPSEELLKLLEKNKNKTGVSEMIELINEGGINAASKGELTIGDVKHYTNSTPLMIASSYGHYDIAKALIDNGALVNLRADDGFINFSLLLSLNVLSLVS, from the coding sequence ATGAAAAACAAAATCATTATTATCTTTATAATAATTATAATGACTGCAATAGCTTTATATGCTAGTAGTGAAAGCAATAATGATGAAGTAAAAGACAGTATTATAAATAATGAAGAAACAACAGATGATATACAAATAGAAGATAATACATTAATAAAGCCTGATAAAGAAGCTGATGAATATACTGAAAATGAAGAGATAAAGGAAGAAACAAAAAATAATAACACTTTTAATAACAGTAATAATTATAAATTAAAAAATACAGTAACTACAAATGAAATAATAATGCCTAGCGAAGAATTATTAAAACTATTAGAAAAAAATAAAAATAAAACAGGCGTTTCTGAAATGATTGAATTGATAAATGAGGGCGGTATAAATGCTGCTTCAAAAGGCGAGCTTACTATAGGCGATGTTAAACACTATACTAATTCTACCCCTTTAATGATAGCTTCATCATACGGGCATTATGATATAGCAAAAGCTTTGATTGATAATGGGGCTTTAGTTAATTTAAGAGCAGACGATGGATTTATTAATTTTTCATTATTACTTTCATTAAATGTACTATCTCTTGTTTCTTAA
- a CDS encoding ankyrin repeat domain-containing protein, producing the protein MKKIIITALILISIISCNSKKTDNTEADANTNAVNTNNAEANTKEYEGYAANIYYDASLSEVYAQAIADFNLIKDKASLDEWQSKYTDETPIMFAINYYPTEEKAIEIINYGADVNERTADFVKMTPLMSASRRGYLKLLKELIKNNADVNAKDYDGLDALLHAVDCAADDNEVSILIFKELINAGAKVNNIYIGDEGEDFSILDILMNSNNIMDSKLNFEIFKLLTENGADIKRVNKNGTPVIANVIRKTHNIDIVKYLVSKGIDPKMKYTENGISYSLLSDTVYDESTEIAKYLIEQWADVNVPAYSKEISLMIEAIDNDISVENTELVKLLIENGADTSAVNEEGKTVFDIAREKGYDDILALEK; encoded by the coding sequence ATGAAAAAAATAATTATAACGGCTTTAATATTAATCAGTATAATAAGCTGTAATTCTAAAAAAACTGATAATACAGAAGCAGACGCAAATACTAATGCCGTTAATACCAATAATGCAGAAGCCAATACAAAAGAGTATGAAGGATATGCTGCTAATATTTATTATGATGCTTCATTATCTGAAGTATATGCACAAGCTATTGCAGATTTTAATCTCATAAAAGATAAAGCCTCTTTAGATGAATGGCAGTCAAAATATACAGATGAAACACCTATAATGTTCGCTATTAATTATTATCCTACAGAAGAAAAAGCTATTGAAATTATTAATTATGGTGCTGATGTTAATGAAAGAACAGCAGATTTTGTAAAAATGACTCCTTTAATGTCTGCATCTAGGAGGGGATATTTAAAACTTTTAAAAGAGCTTATAAAAAATAATGCTGATGTTAATGCTAAAGATTATGACGGACTTGATGCTTTATTACATGCTGTTGACTGTGCCGCTGATGATAATGAAGTTAGTATCTTAATATTTAAAGAATTAATTAATGCTGGTGCTAAAGTTAATAATATTTATATAGGAGATGAAGGAGAAGATTTTTCTATATTAGATATTTTGATGAATTCAAATAATATTATGGACAGTAAACTTAATTTTGAGATATTTAAATTGCTTACGGAAAATGGAGCTGATATAAAAAGAGTCAATAAAAACGGAACACCAGTAATTGCAAATGTTATTAGAAAAACGCATAATATTGATATTGTAAAATATTTAGTTTCAAAGGGCATTGATCCTAAAATGAAATATACTGAGAATGGCATTTCATATTCTTTATTATCTGATACTGTTTATGATGAAAGTACAGAAATAGCTAAATATTTGATAGAACAATGGGCAGATGTTAATGTACCAGCATATTCTAAAGAAATAAGTTTAATGATTGAAGCTATAGACAATGATATATCAGTAGAAAATACAGAATTAGTAAAACTTCTTATAGAAAACGGGGCTGATACTTCTGCAGTTAATGAAGAAGGTAAAACAGTATTTGATATAGCTAGAGAAAAAGGCTATGATGATATATTAGCTTTAGAAAAATAA
- a CDS encoding aconitate hydratase, with product MEIYDIEMIRKFYSNYSNKVNNVKQKLNRALTLSEKILYAHLYDEKSIKDFKRAEDYADFRPDRVAMQDATAQMALLQFMNAGKTSSAVPATIHCDHLIEACKGAEEDLKNALNINKEVYNFLESVAKKYGLGFWEAGSGIIHQIVLENYAFPAGMMIGTDSHTPNAGGLGMLAIGVGGADAVDVMTGMEWELKIPNIIGVKLTGSLNGWASAKDVILKLAGILTVKGGTNSIIEYFGEGSSTISAAGKASICNMGAEVGATTSIFPYDNNIKEYLIATGREEVAKLAEENINNLKADKEVYDNPEKYYDKIIEINLSELEPYLNGPFTPDAACTISEFAKKVEENKYPTAMEVGLIGSCTNSSYHDLSKASSIARQVIDKKLKVKSKIIINPGSEASYNAALRDGIIDDFKKIGAVIMTNACGPCIGQWNRQDKDNTRANSIVTSFNRNFAKRTDGNPNTHAFVASPETVMALSIAGDLRFNPLKDTLTNEEGKKVKLDAPIGIALPKNGLNTENKKRQNNPDPKIEIVIDKDSKRLQLLKPFDKFNINDFNNMPLLIKVKGKCTTDHISMAGPWLKFRGHLENISDNMLMVAVNFFNDKTNSVFNQLNNDYEEVSKTAKEYKQKNISSVVVAEENYGEGSSREHAAMEPRFLNVKAVLAKSFARIHETNLKKQGMLAITFADKNDYNKIQEKDKITILGLDNFKPKQNLTVKLIHEDRSEDTFEVMHTYNEAQIEWFKNGGALNTLMKN from the coding sequence ATGGAAATTTACGACATTGAAATGATAAGAAAATTCTATTCAAACTATTCTAACAAAGTTAATAATGTAAAACAAAAATTAAACAGAGCATTAACATTATCAGAAAAAATACTATACGCTCACCTATACGATGAAAAAAGTATAAAAGATTTTAAAAGAGCAGAAGACTATGCAGATTTCAGACCAGATAGAGTGGCAATGCAAGACGCTACAGCTCAGATGGCACTTCTTCAGTTCATGAATGCTGGAAAAACATCTTCTGCCGTACCTGCTACAATACATTGCGATCACTTAATAGAAGCATGCAAAGGTGCTGAAGAAGATTTGAAAAATGCACTTAATATAAATAAAGAAGTTTATAATTTTTTGGAAAGCGTTGCAAAAAAATACGGACTTGGTTTTTGGGAAGCAGGTTCTGGTATAATACATCAAATAGTGTTAGAAAATTACGCTTTTCCTGCTGGTATGATGATAGGTACAGACTCTCATACTCCTAATGCTGGAGGACTTGGAATGCTTGCCATAGGTGTTGGAGGAGCTGATGCTGTGGATGTGATGACTGGTATGGAATGGGAATTAAAAATACCTAATATAATAGGAGTAAAATTAACAGGTTCTCTAAACGGTTGGGCTAGTGCTAAAGATGTTATATTAAAATTGGCAGGCATTTTAACAGTAAAAGGTGGAACTAATTCTATTATAGAATATTTCGGAGAAGGTTCTTCTACCATATCCGCTGCTGGAAAGGCTTCAATATGCAATATGGGTGCTGAAGTGGGTGCTACTACTTCAATATTTCCTTATGATAATAATATAAAAGAATATTTAATTGCTACAGGACGCGAAGAGGTTGCAAAATTAGCAGAAGAAAATATTAATAACTTAAAAGCTGATAAAGAAGTATATGATAATCCAGAAAAATATTATGATAAAATAATAGAAATTAATTTATCTGAATTAGAACCGTACTTAAACGGACCATTTACTCCAGATGCTGCATGCACTATAAGTGAGTTCGCCAAAAAAGTAGAAGAAAATAAATACCCTACTGCTATGGAAGTGGGATTAATAGGTTCTTGTACCAATTCATCTTATCATGATTTAAGTAAAGCTTCCTCAATAGCACGTCAGGTTATAGATAAAAAATTAAAAGTAAAATCAAAAATAATAATTAATCCCGGTTCTGAAGCGTCATATAATGCTGCATTAAGAGACGGCATAATAGATGACTTCAAAAAAATAGGTGCTGTTATAATGACTAATGCCTGCGGACCTTGTATAGGACAATGGAACAGACAAGATAAAGATAATACAAGAGCAAACTCTATAGTAACATCTTTTAATAGAAACTTTGCAAAACGCACTGATGGTAATCCTAATACTCATGCATTCGTTGCTTCTCCAGAAACTGTAATGGCTTTGAGTATAGCAGGTGATTTGAGATTTAATCCTCTTAAAGACACTCTTACAAATGAAGAAGGAAAAAAAGTTAAACTCGATGCCCCTATAGGAATAGCTTTGCCAAAAAACGGATTAAACACAGAAAATAAAAAAAGACAGAATAATCCAGACCCAAAAATTGAAATTGTAATAGATAAAGATTCTAAACGCTTACAATTACTAAAGCCCTTCGATAAATTTAATATTAATGATTTTAATAATATGCCTCTGCTTATAAAAGTAAAAGGTAAATGCACTACAGATCATATATCAATGGCTGGACCTTGGCTTAAATTCAGAGGACATTTGGAAAATATATCAGACAACATGTTAATGGTGGCTGTTAATTTCTTTAATGATAAAACAAACTCTGTATTCAATCAATTAAATAATGATTATGAAGAAGTGTCAAAAACAGCTAAAGAATACAAACAAAAAAATATATCATCTGTAGTAGTGGCAGAAGAAAATTACGGAGAAGGTTCAAGCAGGGAACATGCAGCAATGGAGCCTAGATTTTTGAATGTTAAAGCGGTTTTGGCTAAAAGTTTTGCTAGGATACATGAAACAAACTTAAAAAAACAAGGTATGCTTGCCATAACTTTTGCAGATAAAAATGATTATAATAAGATACAGGAAAAAGATAAAATAACCATATTAGGACTTGATAATTTTAAGCCTAAACAAAACTTAACTGTTAAACTTATTCATGAAGACAGAAGCGAAGATACATTTGAGGTTATGCATACATACAATGAAGCACAGATTGAATGGTTTAAAAACGGCGGGGCTTTGAACACTTTAATGAAAAATTAA
- a CDS encoding Spy/CpxP family protein refolding chaperone produces MKTKILLTTLIIALISSMAFAQVPPPPPAAGYDVPPRGREPAPRPRAGGPKGDIYRMCRNAGIYLSDEQLNQISSINYEYELKINDLEYQKRNIDYKFRMEREKIDIDLNIIKDLINQKKDLEKEIDYLRVEKDVSMLDVLTDEQLAQLNSYRMRYYYYR; encoded by the coding sequence ATGAAAACAAAAATATTATTAACAACACTTATTATAGCTTTAATATCATCTATGGCTTTTGCCCAAGTACCTCCGCCTCCTCCAGCAGCAGGTTATGATGTTCCTCCAAGAGGAAGAGAACCAGCTCCAAGACCTAGAGCAGGAGGACCTAAAGGCGATATATACAGAATGTGCAGAAATGCAGGTATATATTTGTCAGATGAACAGCTTAATCAAATTAGCTCTATTAATTATGAATATGAATTAAAAATTAATGATTTAGAATATCAAAAAAGAAATATAGACTATAAATTTAGAATGGAAAGAGAAAAAATTGATATAGACTTAAATATAATAAAAGATTTAATAAATCAAAAGAAAGATTTAGAAAAAGAAATAGACTATCTTAGAGTAGAAAAAGATGTTTCTATGCTTGATGTTTTGACAGATGAACAATTAGCACAATTAAATAGTTATAGAATGAGATACTATTATTACAGATAA
- the mscL gene encoding large conductance mechanosensitive channel protein MscL has product MIKEFKNFIMKGSILDMAVGIVIGASFTKIVNSFVDDILMPPIGMLLSGIDFSNIFIVLKKGSDNIGVYNSIAAAKEAGAVVISVGVFLNTIISFIITAFAIFLIIKLFNRMQAKILKKEKDDKELKEKTCPYCCSSININAVKCPNCTSDLVIK; this is encoded by the coding sequence ATGATAAAAGAGTTTAAAAATTTTATTATGAAAGGAAGTATATTGGATATGGCTGTTGGTATAGTTATTGGAGCATCATTTACAAAGATAGTTAATTCTTTTGTAGATGATATATTAATGCCTCCTATAGGTATGCTATTAAGCGGTATAGATTTTTCTAACATATTTATAGTTCTTAAAAAAGGTTCTGATAATATTGGAGTTTATAATTCTATAGCAGCTGCTAAAGAAGCTGGTGCTGTTGTTATTAGTGTAGGAGTTTTTTTGAATACTATTATAAGCTTTATTATTACCGCTTTTGCTATTTTTTTGATAATAAAGTTATTTAATAGAATGCAGGCAAAAATTTTAAAAAAAGAAAAAGATGATAAAGAATTAAAAGAAAAAACTTGCCCATATTGTTGTTCTAGTATTAATATTAATGCAGTAAAATGCCCAAATTGTACATCTGATTTGGTTATTAAATAA
- a CDS encoding dicarboxylate/amino acid:cation symporter, translating into MEKKFKLGLVPRLIIGILLGIFFGQHFIPEVISRIIVTASGIFSSYLKFVIPLMIVSYVSMGIADLKEGSGFLLLVTCVLAYGSTLIAGSASFLVSYNLFPSFMSPNDIQRIADAAGNSVSPYLSITVTPLLDTLAAVLFAFIIGLGISTMRGKEIGEYLYNVFKELSTIIDKVLRVSIIPLLPLYICGTFVDMTRSGKTFVILGILWKVFIVVIIMHLLYLLIAFLVSGSIGKKNPFMLIKNQIAGYATALGTQSSAATIPVNLQCAEKDGISEQIRNFVVPLCANIHMAGSMITITACATAVCLMNQIPISYTTVLPFIAMLGIAMIASPGAPGGSIMTALPFLYMVGLGGPDSPLSAIMVALYITQDSFGTACNVSGDNALGVIVDTIYKKKVVKTDA; encoded by the coding sequence ATGGAAAAAAAATTTAAACTTGGATTAGTACCTAGACTAATCATCGGAATTCTGCTCGGTATATTCTTTGGACAGCATTTTATACCAGAAGTAATATCAAGAATTATTGTTACAGCATCTGGAATATTTAGCTCTTATCTAAAGTTTGTAATACCGCTAATGATAGTTTCCTATGTGTCTATGGGTATAGCTGATTTAAAAGAAGGCTCGGGATTTTTGCTTCTTGTAACTTGTGTATTAGCTTACGGTTCTACATTAATAGCAGGTTCAGCATCTTTTTTAGTATCTTATAATCTATTTCCTAGTTTTATGAGTCCTAATGATATTCAAAGAATAGCTGATGCTGCTGGAAACTCTGTTTCACCTTATCTATCAATAACAGTAACCCCTCTTTTGGATACCTTAGCAGCAGTTTTATTTGCTTTCATAATAGGACTTGGTATTTCTACTATGAGAGGAAAAGAAATAGGGGAATATTTATACAATGTTTTTAAAGAATTATCAACTATTATAGATAAAGTTTTACGCGTATCTATAATTCCTTTATTGCCTCTTTACATTTGCGGTACTTTTGTAGATATGACTAGATCTGGAAAAACTTTCGTAATTTTAGGAATATTATGGAAAGTATTTATAGTTGTAATAATAATGCATTTACTTTATTTATTGATAGCATTCTTAGTATCTGGTTCAATAGGAAAGAAAAATCCTTTTATGCTTATAAAAAACCAAATAGCCGGATATGCAACAGCTTTAGGTACTCAGTCATCAGCTGCTACAATACCTGTAAATTTACAATGTGCTGAAAAAGATGGTATATCTGAACAAATAAGAAATTTTGTAGTACCTCTTTGTGCTAATATACACATGGCAGGCTCTATGATAACAATTACAGCTTGTGCTACAGCAGTATGCTTAATGAATCAAATACCTATTTCTTACACTACAGTACTTCCTTTCATTGCTATGCTTGGTATAGCCATGATAGCTTCTCCTGGTGCTCCTGGCGGTTCAATAATGACAGCTTTGCCTTTCCTTTATATGGTTGGTCTTGGCGGTCCTGACAGTCCTTTAAGTGCTATAATGGTTGCTTTATACATAACTCAAGACTCATTCGGTACTGCTTGTAATGTATCCGGTGATAATGCTTTGGGTGTTATAGTTGATACAATCTATAAGAAAAAAGTTGTAAAAACAGACGCATAA
- the rlmB gene encoding 23S rRNA (guanosine(2251)-2'-O)-methyltransferase RlmB — MFITSKNAIVEAISKDLVKTLYIKFPISKREKDIIKLAEKKKVSIKNVDKNEMEKIVGKIYSVAADIDENAEIGIESFIEKAFERRENPLIFILDSITDVHNLGAIIRNAYFFDIAGIIMPKDNSAPINEKVYEISEGAAYHLPISIETNLNRIIDFMKDKGFWIYYASEKGETSLEDFKFNSPTAIILGNEHSGVRDILKKNSDGSVIINSSTDFDSLNVSAASAIIGYAYSIYK, encoded by the coding sequence ATGTTCATAACAAGTAAAAATGCAATAGTTGAAGCTATATCAAAAGATTTAGTAAAAACTTTATATATAAAATTTCCAATTTCTAAAAGAGAAAAAGATATTATAAAATTAGCTGAAAAAAAGAAAGTATCAATTAAAAATGTTGATAAAAATGAAATGGAAAAAATTGTAGGAAAAATATATTCTGTAGCTGCAGATATAGATGAAAATGCTGAAATAGGAATAGAGAGTTTTATAGAAAAAGCATTTGAAAGAAGAGAAAATCCTTTAATATTCATATTAGATTCTATAACCGATGTTCATAATTTAGGTGCTATAATAAGAAATGCGTATTTTTTTGACATAGCAGGAATTATAATGCCGAAAGATAACTCTGCCCCTATTAATGAAAAGGTTTATGAAATATCAGAAGGAGCAGCATATCATTTACCTATATCTATAGAAACTAATTTAAATAGAATTATAGATTTTATGAAGGATAAAGGTTTTTGGATATATTATGCAAGTGAAAAAGGTGAAACTTCATTAGAAGATTTTAAATTTAACTCTCCTACTGCAATCATATTAGGTAATGAACATAGCGGAGTTAGAGATATATTAAAAAAAAATTCAGACGGAAGTGTTATCATAAATTCTTCTACTGATTTTGATTCTCTAAATGTATCTGCCGCATCTGCAATCATAGGTTATGCTTATTCTATTTACAAATAG